A region from the Aegilops tauschii subsp. strangulata cultivar AL8/78 chromosome 5, Aet v6.0, whole genome shotgun sequence genome encodes:
- the LOC109767062 gene encoding uncharacterized protein produces the protein MARHGGGGGGSCTSKASLARYIPRALRGRKKQQPYLMGGRRRAPDGYAASVELSASAGSTWPADSVVRVVLWSGIVEVYAGVVLACAVVGNHPPGLCLAHPDVFRNPHGATVRPLEPLFPGQKVLLLPETTVRRLQRDIPEGSVGANPDHDDGRDDEEAEASTDEDMSSSSWSAEEREAAPEGCCARDYFVNRELWAEWQFKRMVARGLADKKECGVGPARKDKKRRRNTKPPDGLQPDATAACKNSRRISQAQKWTRPWEPSLPSVDEDEEDATPPSTPSSEAAARTDHETA, from the coding sequence ATGGCTcgtcatggcggcggcggcggcggcagctgcACGTCGAAGGCGTCTCTGGCCAGGTACATCCCGCGGGCCCTGCGGGGCCGGAAGAAGCAGCAGCCGTACctcatgggggggcggcggcgggcgcccGACGGCTACGCGGCGTCGGTGGAGCTCAGCGCGAGCGCCGGCTCCACGTGGCCCGCCGACTCGGTGGTGCGGGTGGTGCTCTGGAGCGGCATCGTGGAGGTGTACGCGGGCGTGGTGCTCGCCTGCGCCGTCGTCGGCAACCACCCGCCGGGCCTCTGCCTCGCGCACCCGGACGTCTTCCGCAACCCGCACGGCGCCACCGTGCGCCCGCTCGAGCCGCTCTTTCCCGGCCAGAAGGTGCTGCTGCTGCCCGAGACCACCGTGCGGCGGCTCCAGCGCGATATACCGGAGGGCTCCGTCGGGGCCAACCCCGACCACGACGACGGCCGCGACGatgaggaggcggaggcgtccacgGACGAAGATATGTCGTCATCGTCGTGGTCggcggaggagcgggaggcggcgCCGGAGGGGTGCTGCGCGAGGGACTACTTCGTGAACCGGGAACTCTGGGCCGAGTGGCAGTTCAAGAGGATGGTGGCCCGCGGGCTCGCCGACAAAAAGGAGTGTGGCGTTGGGCCGGCGAGGAAGGacaagaagaggaggaggaacaCAAAGCCCCCGGACGGCTTGCAGCCTGATGCCACGGCGGCGTGCAAGAACTCCCGCAGGATATCCCAGGCGCAGAAGTGGACGAGGCCGTGGGAGCCCAGCCTGCCGTCCGtggacgaggacgaggaggacgcgacgccgccgtcgaccccttcatcggaggcggcggcgaggacCGACCACGAGACGGCATGA
- the LOC109767042 gene encoding uncharacterized protein isoform X2, whose product MLSASLKPPPSLPAISPSSRAPALPAASFPSLLPSRGRVRLSAAASEGATVSQEDAASVSAAFEEARLAQFAADWKAVRADKDQGKILTLPVLRSNTGGLILKYNSMQGFVPNPLLSPAHWCKDPKRPIQDVTKDLVGSSVSVKVVEANEAEKKLVFSEKDASWSMYSSQVKIGGIYDGIVGSVFHYGAFVHLRFPDGKYHLTGLVHISEVSWDLVQDVQDFLTEGDIVKVIVVNVDAEKSRIGLSIRQLEEDPLLETLDKIIPLEPDLSPDAETASSPPEIELLPGLDGICNELLQEDGITDVRFGRQALEKRVVSQDLELWLSSVPAKDNQYKLLARAGRQVQEVYLTTSLDQEGVKKAVQRVLGRVP is encoded by the exons ATGCTGTCCGCGTCCCTGAAGCCGCCGCCCTCGCTCCCGGCGATCTccccgtcctcccgcgcccccgCGCTGCCCGCCGCCTCATTCCCTTCCCTTCTTCCCAGCCGCGGCCGGGTCCGCCTCTCGGCGGCCGCGTCCGAGGGCGCCACCGTCAGCCAGGAGGACGCCGCGTCTGTCTCCGCCGCGTTCGAGGAGGCGCGCCTGGCTCAG TTCGCGGCGGACTGGAAGGCTGTGCGCGCGGACAAGGACCAGGGGAAGATCCTCACGCTGCCCGTGCTGCGGTCAAACACCGGCGGGCTCATCCTCAAGTACAACTCCATGCAGGGCTTCGTGCCCAACCCTCTCCTCAGCCCCGCCCATTGGTGTAAAG ATCCCAAAAGGCCCATTCAAGATGTTACAAAGGACCTAGTAGGTTCCTCTGTTTCTGTCAAG GTAGTTGAAGCAAATGAGGCAGAAAAGAAGCTTGTATTCTCTGAGAAGGATGCCAGTTGGTCAATGTACTCTTCTCAAGTAAAGATTGGCGGTATCTATGATGGAATTGTCGGCTCAGTGTTCCACTATGGTGCATTTGTTCACCTGCGATTTCCTGATG GAAAGTATCATCTCACTGGTCTCGTACATATCTCTGAGGTCTCTTGGGATCTTGTCCAAGATGTCCAAGATTTTCTAACTGAAGGCGATATCGTCAAGGTCATAGTGGTGAATGTTGATGC GGAGAAGTCAAGGATAGGTTTATCAATCAGGCAATTGGAGGAAGATCCTCTGCTGGAGACATTGGACAAAATTATTCCTTTG GAACCTGATCTGTCACCTGATGCTGAGACCGCATCATCTCCTCCAGAAATTGAACTTCTTCCAGGACTTGACGGTATATGTAATGAACTTCTACAAGAGGACGG TATAACAGATGTGCGGTTCGGGCGGCAGGCATTGGAGAAACGTGTGGTTTCGCAAGATCTAGAGCTCTGGCTTTCTAGT GTGCCAGCTAAGGACAACCAGTACAAGCTTCTTGCTCGAGCCGGGAGACAG GTCCAGGAAGTGTACCTGACGACGAGCCTGGACCAGGAGGGCGTGAAGAAGGCGGTGCAAAGAGTACTAGGCCGCGTCCCCTGA
- the LOC109767042 gene encoding uncharacterized protein isoform X1, with protein sequence MLSASLKPPPSLPAISPSSRAPALPAASFPSLLPSRGRVRLSAAASEGATVSQEDAASVSAAFEEARLAQFAADWKAVRADKDQGKILTLPVLRSNTGGLILKYNSMQGFVPNPLLSPAHWCKDPKRPIQDVTKDLVGSSVSVKVVEANEAEKKLVFSEKDASWSMYSSQVKIGGIYDGIVGSVFHYGAFVHLRFPDGKYHLTGLVHISEVSWDLVQDVQDFLTEGDIVKVIVVNVDAEKSRIGLSIRQLEEDPLLETLDKIIPLEPDLSPDAETASSPPEIELLPGLDGICNELLQEDGITDVRFGRQALEKRVVSQDLELWLSSVCIILKHTNIITHRRSHVTSMVMYWVSRSLCRCQLRTTSTSFLLEPGDRSRKCT encoded by the exons ATGCTGTCCGCGTCCCTGAAGCCGCCGCCCTCGCTCCCGGCGATCTccccgtcctcccgcgcccccgCGCTGCCCGCCGCCTCATTCCCTTCCCTTCTTCCCAGCCGCGGCCGGGTCCGCCTCTCGGCGGCCGCGTCCGAGGGCGCCACCGTCAGCCAGGAGGACGCCGCGTCTGTCTCCGCCGCGTTCGAGGAGGCGCGCCTGGCTCAG TTCGCGGCGGACTGGAAGGCTGTGCGCGCGGACAAGGACCAGGGGAAGATCCTCACGCTGCCCGTGCTGCGGTCAAACACCGGCGGGCTCATCCTCAAGTACAACTCCATGCAGGGCTTCGTGCCCAACCCTCTCCTCAGCCCCGCCCATTGGTGTAAAG ATCCCAAAAGGCCCATTCAAGATGTTACAAAGGACCTAGTAGGTTCCTCTGTTTCTGTCAAG GTAGTTGAAGCAAATGAGGCAGAAAAGAAGCTTGTATTCTCTGAGAAGGATGCCAGTTGGTCAATGTACTCTTCTCAAGTAAAGATTGGCGGTATCTATGATGGAATTGTCGGCTCAGTGTTCCACTATGGTGCATTTGTTCACCTGCGATTTCCTGATG GAAAGTATCATCTCACTGGTCTCGTACATATCTCTGAGGTCTCTTGGGATCTTGTCCAAGATGTCCAAGATTTTCTAACTGAAGGCGATATCGTCAAGGTCATAGTGGTGAATGTTGATGC GGAGAAGTCAAGGATAGGTTTATCAATCAGGCAATTGGAGGAAGATCCTCTGCTGGAGACATTGGACAAAATTATTCCTTTG GAACCTGATCTGTCACCTGATGCTGAGACCGCATCATCTCCTCCAGAAATTGAACTTCTTCCAGGACTTGACGGTATATGTAATGAACTTCTACAAGAGGACGG TATAACAGATGTGCGGTTCGGGCGGCAGGCATTGGAGAAACGTGTGGTTTCGCAAGATCTAGAGCTCTGGCTTTCTAGTGTATGTATCATCCTAAAGCACACTAATATTATTACTCATCGAAGGAGCCACGTGACGAGTATGGTGATGTATTGGGTCTCTCGTTCGTTATGCAGGTGCCAGCTAAGGACAACCAGTACAAGCTTCTTGCTCGAGCCGGGAGACAG GTCCAGGAAGTGTACCTGA